In a single window of the Deinococcus aetherius genome:
- the rnr gene encoding ribonuclease R: MPRAKQERPVPDTQNVPADSEQQQSAASRAGRGRKKTAAQSAETPSPEQEAVTSAPKRGRGRKTPATNETPQAQTAAPKAQRGKRATQPAQPQPAPKPRRGRQPRAEAQPAQAAPAEAVTAEPTPVEAAPVETAPVEITPTGGAAEVNTAEPVDAAGPSPAPQASNRRGRRAKAAATEPEAQPEAITSPAEGPAETHRNRRGRKAKAQTVAEAEPAGNEGQAEPEQAQAAEPVLLEVPRTRRGRRPKVVGPVAELPQETAPAEVPLTEVLGGVEPVAVEEEGAQAATTEDAPQMSLTVSTDAGQPLPVVDNPAFEGEDDESSTPIASMEETTEAGEDDADADGRPDPARDLVIAQLRKVGRPIHVRDLERTFTRQMVSRLGDWRDLESLLEDLVRTGEVIRTRRRTYGLPEAMSLVRGRFQASAAGFGFVVPDSGGEDFYVAPENTMEAWNGDIVLVRMEGRGDTGRGGTGPRRGQRGDGSPRASVVRIVQRAYKQLVGSLEFSKGHPILKPDDARARHRILLLTEGIEGLPSGARVVTDLYWPEQTGEDEVFGQVKRVLGEQDDPATETEAVIVKYGLRGDFPDDVLAQANAIPTEIPAEALMGRLDLREFNIFTVDGRDAKDFDDAIHIQPTPQGTFVVGVHIADVSHYVREGTPLDKEAYARATSVYLPGRVLPMLPEHLSNGVCSLVPYEDRLTMTALVELSAEGDILDVRLAPSVIQSKARLTYDEVQAYSEATATLPDHARALEGDLHLLLKITSKLRQKRLREGSLDFKLREVKVDVGPDGRMELIPIREETARGMIEDLMLLANKVVAHSLIEREIPALFRIHEEPTLQKFQDVTNALGRLGISFPGGEPTPQAYQAVLKGVRGTPRESVVNTLLLRSMQQAKYAGENLGHFGLAFPEYLHFTSPIRRYPDLLVHRVLKGVLAGDLTASSRGTHDLRGRLPGMGEHTSERERAAAEAERDLTKYYQAKWAQEHLGETFPGNVSGVVASGLFVALDNGVEGKLHISNLDDDYYIYLEDAQILRGRSNGRTFRLGDALTVTISQVNPLARQIDFTQETAMDGDTPVRPRARRREDREAEKREKLQAVSTAAPRKFTLDEPQPVTPAAPARADGGRGRGQGRDGRDGQGREPNGRDPGVRPPLRPGGQGGGYKRRVITLERPRNEHLRPVNITVQRMYFGDWTVDNMPPEESHGGERGGRGFDRGDRVGRGPGFSRGGQGGGALSNPNGRQGGGRPPRPQAQQAQAPSQGDGGQGGGDAEARRRRRRRGRRGGNGG, translated from the coding sequence ATGCCGAGAGCGAAACAGGAGCGCCCGGTGCCGGACACTCAAAACGTCCCCGCCGACTCCGAACAACAGCAAAGCGCCGCAAGCCGGGCCGGGCGAGGCCGCAAGAAGACCGCCGCTCAGTCCGCCGAAACCCCATCCCCGGAGCAGGAGGCCGTGACCTCCGCCCCGAAGCGTGGCCGTGGCCGCAAGACGCCCGCCACGAACGAAACCCCGCAGGCCCAGACCGCCGCGCCCAAAGCCCAGCGAGGCAAGCGCGCCACCCAGCCTGCCCAGCCCCAGCCCGCCCCCAAGCCCCGCCGTGGCCGTCAGCCGAGGGCGGAGGCCCAACCTGCCCAGGCCGCCCCCGCCGAAGCGGTCACCGCCGAGCCCACGCCCGTCGAGGCCGCGCCCGTGGAGACGGCTCCCGTCGAAATCACTCCCACCGGCGGTGCGGCGGAGGTCAACACGGCGGAACCCGTCGATGCCGCCGGGCCCTCCCCCGCTCCCCAGGCTTCCAACCGCCGGGGCCGCAGGGCAAAAGCCGCCGCCACCGAGCCCGAGGCTCAGCCGGAGGCGATCACCTCCCCTGCCGAGGGACCCGCCGAGACCCACAGGAACCGGCGCGGACGCAAGGCGAAGGCCCAGACCGTCGCCGAGGCTGAGCCCGCCGGGAACGAGGGTCAGGCCGAGCCGGAGCAGGCCCAGGCGGCCGAGCCCGTGCTCCTCGAAGTGCCCCGCACCCGACGGGGCCGCAGGCCGAAGGTCGTCGGCCCCGTCGCCGAACTGCCCCAGGAGACCGCCCCCGCAGAGGTGCCGCTGACCGAGGTGCTGGGCGGCGTGGAGCCCGTGGCGGTCGAGGAGGAAGGCGCCCAGGCCGCGACCACCGAGGACGCGCCGCAGATGTCGCTGACGGTCTCGACGGACGCCGGGCAGCCCCTGCCGGTCGTGGACAACCCGGCCTTCGAGGGCGAGGACGACGAGTCCAGCACACCGATTGCCAGCATGGAGGAGACCACCGAAGCGGGGGAAGACGACGCCGACGCCGACGGACGACCCGACCCCGCCCGTGATCTCGTGATCGCGCAGCTTCGCAAGGTAGGGCGCCCCATCCACGTCCGCGACCTGGAGCGCACCTTCACCCGGCAGATGGTCAGCCGCCTGGGCGACTGGCGTGACCTCGAATCGCTGCTCGAAGACCTCGTGCGGACGGGAGAAGTTATCCGCACCCGGCGGCGCACCTACGGTCTGCCCGAGGCGATGAGCCTCGTGCGGGGCCGCTTCCAGGCGTCGGCGGCGGGCTTCGGCTTCGTGGTGCCCGACTCCGGCGGCGAGGACTTCTACGTCGCCCCCGAGAACACGATGGAGGCCTGGAACGGCGACATCGTGCTGGTCCGCATGGAGGGCCGGGGCGACACCGGGCGGGGCGGTACGGGACCCCGCCGGGGCCAGCGAGGCGACGGCAGCCCGCGCGCCTCGGTGGTCCGCATCGTGCAGCGGGCGTACAAGCAGCTCGTGGGCAGCCTCGAATTCAGCAAGGGCCACCCCATCCTCAAGCCCGACGACGCCCGCGCCCGGCACCGCATCCTGCTGCTGACCGAGGGGATCGAGGGCCTGCCCAGCGGGGCCCGCGTGGTCACCGACCTGTACTGGCCGGAGCAGACGGGCGAGGACGAGGTGTTCGGGCAGGTCAAGCGCGTCCTCGGCGAGCAGGACGACCCCGCGACCGAGACCGAGGCCGTGATCGTCAAGTACGGGCTGCGCGGCGACTTCCCGGACGACGTGCTGGCCCAGGCGAACGCGATCCCGACGGAGATTCCGGCGGAGGCGCTGATGGGCCGCCTCGACCTGCGCGAGTTCAACATCTTCACGGTGGACGGGCGCGACGCGAAGGACTTCGACGACGCGATCCACATCCAACCGACACCCCAGGGCACCTTCGTGGTGGGCGTCCACATTGCTGACGTGAGCCACTACGTGCGCGAGGGCACCCCGCTCGACAAGGAGGCTTACGCCCGCGCCACGAGCGTGTATCTGCCCGGCCGGGTCCTGCCCATGCTCCCCGAGCACCTCAGCAACGGGGTGTGCAGCCTCGTCCCGTATGAGGACCGCCTGACGATGACCGCGCTGGTGGAACTCTCCGCCGAGGGCGACATCCTCGACGTGCGGCTGGCGCCCAGCGTGATCCAGAGCAAGGCGCGGCTCACCTACGACGAGGTGCAGGCGTACTCGGAGGCGACGGCCACGCTGCCCGACCACGCCCGCGCGCTGGAGGGAGACCTCCACCTCCTGCTCAAGATCACGTCCAAGCTGCGCCAGAAGCGGCTGCGCGAGGGGTCCCTCGACTTCAAGCTGCGCGAGGTCAAGGTGGACGTGGGGCCGGACGGGCGGATGGAACTGATCCCCATCCGCGAGGAGACGGCACGCGGGATGATCGAGGACCTGATGCTGCTCGCCAACAAGGTGGTCGCCCACTCCCTGATCGAGCGCGAGATTCCGGCCCTCTTTCGCATCCACGAGGAACCCACCCTCCAGAAGTTCCAGGACGTGACGAACGCGCTGGGTCGCCTGGGCATCTCCTTCCCGGGCGGTGAGCCGACCCCGCAGGCGTACCAGGCGGTCCTCAAGGGCGTGCGGGGCACGCCGCGCGAGAGCGTGGTGAATACCCTGCTGCTCCGCTCGATGCAGCAGGCGAAGTACGCGGGCGAGAACCTGGGGCACTTCGGGCTGGCCTTCCCGGAGTACCTGCACTTCACGTCGCCGATCCGGCGTTACCCGGACCTGCTGGTCCACCGGGTCCTCAAGGGCGTGCTGGCGGGGGACCTGACGGCCTCCTCACGGGGGACCCACGACCTGCGGGGCAGACTGCCGGGGATGGGGGAGCACACGTCCGAGCGCGAGCGCGCCGCCGCCGAGGCCGAGCGCGACCTCACGAAGTACTACCAGGCGAAGTGGGCGCAGGAGCACCTGGGCGAGACCTTCCCCGGCAACGTGTCGGGGGTGGTGGCGAGCGGGCTGTTCGTGGCGCTGGACAACGGCGTCGAGGGCAAGCTGCACATCTCCAACCTCGACGACGACTACTACATCTACCTGGAGGACGCCCAGATTCTGCGGGGACGCTCGAACGGGCGCACCTTCCGCCTCGGGGACGCCCTCACCGTGACCATCAGCCAGGTGAACCCCCTGGCCCGGCAAATCGATTTCACCCAGGAGACCGCTATGGACGGCGACACCCCAGTCCGGCCCCGCGCGAGACGGCGCGAGGACCGGGAGGCAGAGAAACGTGAGAAGTTGCAGGCGGTGAGCACGGCTGCCCCCCGCAAGTTCACCCTCGACGAACCCCAGCCCGTCACCCCGGCGGCCCCCGCCCGCGCCGACGGCGGACGCGGGCGCGGCCAGGGACGCGACGGGCGTGACGGACAGGGCCGCGAGCCGAACGGGCGTGACCCCGGCGTCCGTCCCCCCCTGCGCCCGGGCGGGCAGGGCGGCGGCTACAAGCGGCGCGTGATCACGCTGGAGCGCCCCCGCAACGAGCACCTGCGGCCCGTGAACATCACCGTGCAGCGCATGTACTTCGGCGACTGGACGGTGGACAACATGCCCCCCGAGGAAAGCCACGGCGGCGAGCGCGGCGGACGCGGCTTCGACCGGGGTGACCGTGTCGGGCGCGGCCCGGGCTTCTCGCGCGGCGGGCAGGGCGGTGGCGCGCTGTCCAACCCCAATGGGCGCCAGGGCGGAGGACGCCCACCCCGTCCCCAGGCGCAGCAGGCCCAGGCTCCCTCGCAGGGGGACGGCGGGCAGGGCGGTGGTGACGCCGAGGCCCGTCGCCGACGCCGTCGCCGGGGACGCCGGGGTGGAAACGGCGGGTAG
- a CDS encoding App1 family protein produces MLGAKTALKAIQPMLERGLTALDNAVSGYVQPRRARGKLILQPYVGWGTPQAVELTGRVLLPRMVAPPKRGDPRWRNFRNILRRLLSREVSGVRVTGRLGNAVASAVSDADGYFTLTFTPPEGNPPFADGWHEAGLSIEGRDGTTRARVQVVADARFGIISDLDDTVIQSDVTSLPRMLATSLTGNARTRLPFPGVGALYRALTRDGEARNPIFYVSSSPWNFFDLLWQFLDYRRIPLGPIFLRNWGFDLLGGHGGYKHGVIERIFTRFPGLSFVLVGDSGEKDPEIYAEVVRRWPGRVLAVYIRDVTEATRDEGVMNLREEVRKAGVDLVLAADSLNAASHAMAMGLITPGELRSVLTSVARAYET; encoded by the coding sequence ATGCTAGGCGCCAAGACCGCACTCAAGGCGATTCAACCCATGCTGGAGCGGGGGCTGACGGCCCTCGACAACGCTGTCAGCGGCTACGTCCAGCCCCGCCGGGCGCGCGGCAAGCTGATCTTGCAACCCTACGTGGGCTGGGGCACTCCGCAGGCGGTGGAACTGACCGGCCGGGTGCTCCTGCCCCGCATGGTCGCGCCCCCCAAAAGGGGCGACCCCCGCTGGCGCAACTTCCGCAATATCCTGCGCCGCCTGCTCTCCCGCGAGGTCTCGGGCGTGCGCGTGACGGGGAGGCTGGGAAACGCCGTGGCGAGTGCGGTGAGCGACGCCGACGGGTACTTCACCCTGACCTTCACCCCCCCGGAGGGCAACCCCCCCTTCGCCGACGGCTGGCACGAGGCAGGCCTGAGCATCGAGGGCCGCGACGGCACCACCCGCGCCCGGGTACAGGTGGTCGCCGACGCCCGCTTCGGCATCATCAGCGACCTCGACGACACAGTGATCCAGTCGGACGTGACGAGCCTGCCGCGAATGCTCGCCACCAGCCTGACCGGCAACGCGCGTACCCGCCTGCCCTTTCCCGGCGTCGGGGCGCTCTACCGGGCGCTCACCCGTGACGGCGAGGCGCGCAACCCGATCTTCTACGTGTCGAGCAGCCCCTGGAACTTCTTCGACCTGCTGTGGCAGTTCCTCGACTACCGCCGCATTCCCCTCGGGCCGATCTTCCTGCGCAACTGGGGCTTCGACCTGCTGGGGGGGCACGGCGGCTACAAGCACGGGGTCATCGAGCGCATCTTCACCCGCTTCCCGGGGCTGAGCTTCGTCCTCGTCGGCGACAGCGGCGAGAAGGACCCCGAGATCTATGCCGAGGTCGTGCGCAGATGGCCGGGCCGGGTCCTCGCCGTCTACATCCGCGACGTGACCGAGGCCACCCGCGACGAGGGCGTCATGAACCTCCGCGAGGAGGTCCGCAAGGCGGGCGTGGACCTCGTGCTCGCTGCCGACAGCCTGAACGCCGCCAGTCACGCGATGGCGATGGGCCTGATCACGCCCGGCGAGTTGCGGAGCGTGCTGACGAGCGTGGCGCGAGCGTACGAGACGTGA
- a CDS encoding sensor histidine kinase, with protein sequence MNPGGARWRGPSLAVTLMLAMLLTVGLAVGGMFLFSNLAVRRQVSRLPPEVQAYLRARQEAERLGQQLAPTPPVPEIRLGDADENTLSPGQSSPGVSGSVVLPNGAVIAVTGGRREEGQGRRPERAFPAVLNPRSQDFVRDVQTSLVQAGLLAALVAATLGLLLARRVARPVTAVSQAAARLAGGDLGARAPVLTGEREVADLARTFNEMAQSLQALERERQQAVADIAHELRTPIAIMQARLDALEDGVYPLDPAQIGLLSTQTQLLTRLVGDLRTLTLADAGRLGLHLREVDLADLAGQVVRDLGDRAGARGVTLTLRAEPAPLMADPDRMRQVAANLIENALRHARARVEVQVEADADVARVHVDDDGPGIPEESREQVFTRFTRLDESRARDTGGSGLGLAIVRALTLAHGGQASAGTSPLGGARFTLVLPLRAGG encoded by the coding sequence TTGAACCCGGGCGGGGCCAGGTGGCGCGGGCCGAGCCTGGCGGTCACCCTGATGCTCGCCATGCTCCTCACCGTAGGACTGGCGGTGGGAGGGATGTTCCTGTTTTCCAACCTGGCCGTCCGCCGCCAGGTCTCCCGGCTGCCCCCCGAGGTGCAGGCCTACCTGCGCGCCCGCCAGGAGGCCGAGCGGCTGGGCCAGCAGCTTGCCCCCACCCCACCTGTCCCCGAGATCCGCCTGGGCGACGCGGATGAGAACACCCTGTCCCCCGGCCAGTCGAGCCCCGGCGTAAGCGGCAGCGTCGTCCTGCCCAACGGGGCGGTGATCGCGGTGACGGGCGGGCGCCGCGAGGAGGGGCAGGGCCGCCGCCCGGAGCGGGCCTTTCCCGCCGTGCTCAACCCCCGCAGCCAGGACTTCGTGCGCGACGTGCAGACGAGTTTGGTGCAGGCGGGGCTCCTCGCGGCTTTGGTCGCGGCCACGCTGGGGCTGCTCCTGGCCCGGCGGGTGGCGCGGCCCGTCACGGCGGTTTCCCAGGCCGCCGCGCGGCTGGCCGGGGGAGACCTGGGTGCCCGCGCCCCGGTGCTGACCGGCGAGCGCGAGGTCGCCGACCTCGCCCGCACCTTCAACGAGATGGCCCAGAGCCTCCAGGCCCTCGAACGTGAACGCCAGCAGGCCGTGGCCGACATCGCCCACGAGCTGCGCACCCCCATCGCCATCATGCAGGCCCGCCTCGACGCCCTCGAAGACGGTGTCTACCCCCTCGACCCCGCGCAGATCGGCCTGCTGAGCACCCAGACCCAACTGCTCACCCGCCTCGTCGGCGACCTGCGCACCCTGACGCTGGCCGACGCGGGGCGACTGGGCCTGCACCTGCGGGAGGTGGACCTGGCCGACCTCGCCGGGCAGGTGGTGCGCGACCTGGGGGACCGGGCGGGGGCGCGGGGGGTGACGTTGACCTTGCGGGCCGAGCCCGCGCCGCTGATGGCGGACCCGGACCGGATGCGGCAGGTGGCGGCGAACCTCATCGAGAATGCGCTGAGGCATGCCCGTGCCCGGGTGGAGGTGCAGGTGGAGGCGGACGCCGACGTGGCGCGGGTACATGTGGACGACGACGGACCGGGGATACCGGAGGAGAGCCGGGAGCAGGTGTTCACGCGGTTTACGCGGCTGGATGAGAGCCGGGCGCGCGACACGGGGGGGAGTGGGCTGGGACTGGCCATCGTGCGGGCACTGACGCTCGCCCACGGCGGGCAGGCGAGCGCGGGCACGTCTCCCCTGGGCGGCGCCCGCTTCACCCTGGTCCTGCCGCTGAGGGCCGGGGGGTGA
- a CDS encoding response regulator transcription factor, whose translation MSALILIVEDEPQLAEVLEAYARQEGYRTERADDGNAALTAYRAANPDLILLDIMLPGRSGLDVLKTVRADGSTPVILVTARAEETDQIVGLELGADDYVVKPFRPREVMARVKAVLRRVSAALDDTERPLRVGPLEVDRRAVMARVNGQSLSLTPAEFRLLAHLAQVPGRAFTREELLAAALPESDALERVVDAHLASVRRKLDAAHAGGLLHTVRGVGYRLEAAP comes from the coding sequence ATGAGTGCCCTGATCCTGATCGTGGAGGACGAGCCCCAGCTCGCGGAGGTGCTGGAAGCCTACGCCCGGCAGGAGGGCTACCGCACCGAGCGCGCCGACGACGGGAATGCGGCGCTGACCGCCTACCGCGCCGCCAACCCCGACCTGATTCTCCTCGACATCATGCTTCCCGGCAGGAGCGGTCTCGACGTTCTCAAGACCGTCCGCGCCGACGGCTCCACCCCCGTCATCCTCGTCACCGCCCGCGCCGAGGAGACCGACCAGATCGTCGGCCTGGAACTCGGCGCCGACGACTACGTGGTCAAGCCCTTCCGTCCCCGCGAGGTGATGGCCCGCGTCAAGGCCGTGCTGAGGCGCGTGAGCGCGGCGCTCGACGACACCGAGCGCCCGCTGCGGGTGGGGCCGCTGGAGGTGGACCGCCGGGCGGTGATGGCGCGGGTGAACGGGCAGTCCCTCAGCCTCACCCCGGCGGAGTTCCGGCTGCTGGCGCATCTGGCACAGGTGCCGGGGCGGGCCTTCACGCGGGAGGAGTTGCTGGCCGCCGCCCTCCCGGAGAGTGACGCGCTGGAGCGGGTGGTGGACGCGCACCTGGCGTCGGTGCGGCGCAAGCTCGACGCGGCGCACGCCGGGGGGCTGCTGCACACGGTGCGGGGCGTGGGCTACCGGCTGGAGGCGGCCCCTTGA
- a CDS encoding TolC family protein, producing the protein MTAPSFPPARAPGRRLLLTLALALGGGGVQAQSSQTTTPAQTTPSQRTTTPSTMTAATSLTLEAALARLAQAPSVTQAQLSVQVAQQNLGAARSALGLSVSVTASSAYTGPSTTTADDGTTTSTAGNLSSGVGAQASLGLLPWSSNQSTLRLAQRNLALAQASFQAAQASARLNVYQQYLAAVVAGRDVTLAQDTLALRQRQLEIARTQRAQNNATQESVLTAQANVQLAQASLLEAQSNLEVARLSLASVLGQSLTGATFTTQPPSTFTLPDLNTLVTRARTSTVDVVDAQNDLAAAQDTLEERQREQHLPDLTASLRYGPAGSGGLSASLDVQAGDAAVGYSVPFGASGSNAANRVVASVSGSYVVYSPALRAQLSAAEANVTQAQLTLQVAQQTAELNVRTLYSTAQTALTALQTSATQVQVAQAALTAAQARLRAGTGTAEAVTSAQIALAQAQRNLVQARATAQLALIRLQNAAGGPQ; encoded by the coding sequence ATGACCGCCCCCTCCTTCCCGCCCGCCCGCGCCCCCGGCCGGCGCCTCCTCCTGACCCTCGCGCTGGCCCTCGGTGGTGGAGGCGTTCAGGCGCAGAGTAGCCAGACGACCACTCCGGCCCAGACCACCCCGAGTCAGCGCACGACGACCCCCTCCACGATGACCGCCGCGACTTCCCTGACGCTGGAGGCGGCGCTGGCGCGGCTGGCCCAGGCGCCCAGCGTCACGCAGGCGCAGCTCAGCGTGCAGGTGGCCCAGCAGAACCTGGGCGCGGCCCGCAGCGCCCTGGGCCTCAGCGTGAGCGTCACCGCGAGCAGCGCCTACACGGGCCCCTCCACCACGACGGCCGACGACGGCACGACGACCAGCACGGCAGGCAACCTCAGCAGCGGCGTCGGCGCCCAGGCCAGCCTGGGGTTGCTGCCGTGGTCGAGCAACCAGAGCACCCTGCGCCTCGCCCAGCGCAACCTCGCCCTCGCCCAGGCGAGCTTCCAGGCCGCCCAGGCGAGCGCGCGGCTCAACGTGTACCAGCAGTACCTCGCCGCCGTGGTCGCCGGGCGGGACGTCACCCTCGCCCAGGACACCCTCGCGCTGAGGCAGCGGCAACTGGAGATCGCCCGGACCCAGCGGGCGCAGAACAACGCCACCCAGGAGAGCGTCCTCACCGCCCAGGCCAACGTCCAGCTCGCCCAGGCCTCGTTGCTCGAAGCTCAGAGCAATCTGGAGGTCGCCCGCCTGAGCCTCGCCTCCGTGCTGGGGCAGAGCCTCACGGGGGCCACGTTCACCACCCAGCCCCCGAGCACCTTCACCCTGCCCGACCTGAACACGCTCGTCACCCGCGCCCGGACAAGCACGGTGGACGTGGTGGACGCGCAAAACGACCTCGCCGCCGCACAGGACACGCTGGAGGAGCGGCAGCGCGAGCAGCACCTGCCCGACCTGACCGCCAGCCTGCGCTACGGCCCGGCGGGCAGCGGCGGCCTGAGCGCGAGCCTGGACGTGCAGGCGGGCGACGCGGCGGTGGGCTACAGCGTGCCCTTCGGCGCCAGCGGGAGCAATGCGGCCAACCGGGTCGTCGCCAGCGTCAGCGGCAGTTACGTCGTGTACTCGCCCGCCCTGCGCGCCCAGCTCTCGGCGGCGGAGGCGAACGTCACCCAGGCGCAGCTCACCCTGCAAGTCGCCCAGCAGACCGCCGAACTGAACGTCCGCACCCTCTACAGCACCGCCCAGACGGCCCTCACCGCCCTGCAAACGAGCGCCACCCAGGTGCAGGTCGCCCAAGCGGCCCTCACCGCCGCCCAGGCCCGGCTGAGAGCGGGAACCGGCACCGCCGAGGCCGTGACGAGCGCCCAGATCGCCCTCGCCCAGGCGCAGCGCAACCTCGTGCAGGCCCGCGCGACGGCGCAGCTCGCCCTCATCCGACTCCAGAACGCCGCCGGAGGCCCTCAGTGA
- a CDS encoding TolC family protein, whose product MRPRPLALALVLLAPLAAAQSAVTVASAVQSALANGTDVRTAQANLEKATAADRAAQADPSTLAAARLSAQNAEALARVQLRAARLSTLQNTVNAYTALLEAQENVDLQTLQVQVDQKALQVAQVKLSVNNATPLDVQRAQNTLSGSTQDLADARAQVNLASGRLATLTGLDNGVRAAGLTSVPTLKTSLASLRTGLNANLTSVVSAGQEVAEAQLAVKLADNDFTPAQTISQARITLANTRRTLDAAQKNARTTLASAYQTAQNAAAQLQVALSREAAAQKSYTQDAARLRGGTISAVTLQGTQLALKQARYARLQAQDNVLEALAALSVAAGQNLTGIGGTL is encoded by the coding sequence GTGAGGCCTCGTCCCCTCGCCCTCGCGCTCGTCCTCCTCGCCCCACTGGCCGCCGCGCAGTCCGCCGTCACGGTCGCCAGCGCGGTCCAGTCCGCTCTCGCCAACGGGACGGACGTTCGGACGGCTCAGGCCAACCTCGAAAAGGCCACCGCCGCCGACCGCGCCGCCCAGGCCGACCCCAGCACCCTCGCCGCCGCTAGGCTCTCCGCTCAGAACGCGGAGGCCCTCGCCCGGGTCCAGTTGCGTGCCGCCCGTCTCTCGACCCTTCAGAACACGGTCAACGCCTACACGGCGCTGCTGGAGGCGCAGGAGAACGTGGACCTCCAGACCCTCCAGGTGCAGGTCGACCAGAAGGCCCTCCAGGTCGCGCAGGTCAAGCTCAGCGTGAACAACGCCACCCCGCTCGACGTGCAGCGGGCGCAGAACACCTTATCGGGCAGTACCCAGGACCTCGCCGACGCCCGCGCTCAGGTCAACCTCGCCTCCGGGCGGCTCGCCACCCTGACAGGGCTGGACAACGGCGTGAGAGCGGCGGGACTGACGAGCGTCCCCACCCTCAAGACCAGCCTCGCCTCGCTGCGAACGGGGCTGAATGCGAACCTCACGAGTGTGGTGAGCGCCGGGCAGGAGGTCGCCGAGGCACAACTCGCGGTGAAGCTCGCCGACAACGACTTCACGCCCGCCCAGACGATCTCCCAAGCCCGAATTACCCTAGCGAACACCCGGCGGACTCTCGACGCGGCGCAGAAGAACGCCCGGACCACGCTGGCGAGCGCGTACCAGACCGCCCAGAACGCGGCGGCACAGCTTCAGGTGGCGCTGAGCCGCGAGGCCGCCGCGCAGAAGAGTTACACCCAGGACGCGGCGCGGCTGAGAGGCGGGACGATCAGCGCGGTCACTCTCCAGGGGACCCAACTGGCGCTCAAGCAGGCGCGGTACGCCCGCCTTCAGGCTCAGGACAACGTTCTGGAGGCCCTCGCCGCCCTCTCCGTCGCCGCCGGGCAGAACCTGACGGGCATCGGCGGGACCTTGTAA
- a CDS encoding alpha/beta fold hydrolase — protein sequence MRVTPVLLGLLGALSLSSCNQLGVTKPAPKTYVLVHGALLGEFSWKPVERQLVADGNTVITLDLPGHGADQTPVDQITLDSYTNAVVNAIGDRTNVILVGHSFGGIVISQVAEAIPTKISKLVYLAALVPQNGESASDLAGRDQNSLFGKYATFTPNTIVFNPEGVQPVFCNDCTAADVALLKSRLRPEPLKPFATPVNLTAARYGSVPKYDILTKRDNAVSYAFQQTLRDRLRPMQSFELDSGHVPFLTQPDALTKILEGL from the coding sequence ATGCGCGTAACCCCGGTGCTTCTCGGCCTGCTCGGTGCCCTGTCCCTCAGTTCCTGCAATCAACTCGGCGTGACCAAACCCGCCCCCAAGACCTACGTGCTCGTCCACGGGGCGCTGCTGGGCGAATTCTCGTGGAAGCCGGTCGAGCGGCAGCTCGTGGCGGACGGCAACACCGTGATCACCCTCGACCTGCCGGGGCACGGAGCCGACCAGACGCCGGTCGATCAGATCACGCTCGACAGCTACACGAACGCGGTCGTGAACGCGATTGGGGACCGCACGAACGTCATCCTGGTCGGCCACTCCTTCGGGGGCATCGTGATCTCGCAGGTGGCGGAGGCCATTCCCACCAAAATCTCCAAGCTCGTGTACCTCGCCGCCCTCGTGCCGCAGAACGGCGAGAGCGCGAGTGACTTGGCTGGCCGGGACCAGAACTCCCTGTTCGGCAAGTACGCCACCTTTACCCCCAACACCATCGTCTTCAACCCCGAGGGTGTCCAGCCCGTCTTCTGCAACGACTGCACCGCCGCCGACGTGGCCCTGCTCAAATCCCGCCTGCGCCCGGAGCCCCTGAAGCCCTTCGCCACACCCGTCAACCTCACGGCGGCGCGGTACGGCAGCGTGCCCAAGTACGACATCCTGACCAAGCGGGACAACGCGGTGAGTTACGCCTTTCAGCAGACCCTGCGCGACCGTCTGAGACCCATGCAGAGCTTCGAGCTCGACAGCGGGCACGTCCCCTTCCTGACGCAGCCCGACGCCCTAACCAAAATCCTCGAAGGGCTCTGA